A stretch of the Campylobacter sp. 19-13652 genome encodes the following:
- the fliR gene encoding flagellar biosynthetic protein FliR → MELVQFFGADRVVTFMLLFARLSGLIVFFPFYSHNQIPLTVKTALVFVLCVIFYPVATVSTNSINFLVVEILGEVLLGLAAGLLLNILFAALSLAGEQISMIMGFSMATVLDPQSGTNSPIIANIINYLALLTFLAFDGHHILLLFYAHSLKFIPLGDYMLGENVIMYITNQVVNLFIFGFTLSFPILALSLLSDLIFGMLMKTMPQFNLLVVGYPIKITIAFCVLIAVLAGIMQIFSKLALGILNDMPSLFFN, encoded by the coding sequence GTGGAGTTAGTGCAGTTTTTTGGCGCAGATAGAGTTGTTACTTTTATGCTTCTTTTTGCTAGACTTAGTGGGCTTATAGTTTTTTTTCCTTTTTATTCGCACAACCAAATCCCGCTAACTGTAAAAACCGCCCTAGTTTTCGTGCTTTGCGTGATATTTTACCCAGTGGCGACAGTGAGTACTAATAGTATAAATTTTTTGGTTGTGGAGATTTTAGGCGAAGTGCTTTTAGGATTAGCCGCAGGGCTTCTTTTAAATATCCTCTTTGCCGCGCTTTCGCTTGCTGGGGAGCAGATTTCTATGATTATGGGCTTTTCTATGGCTACGGTGCTTGACCCTCAATCAGGCACAAACTCCCCCATCATAGCAAATATCATAAATTACCTTGCGTTGCTTACTTTTTTGGCTTTTGACGGACATCACATACTCTTGCTTTTTTACGCCCATTCGCTTAAATTTATCCCACTAGGGGATTATATGCTGGGTGAAAATGTCATCATGTATATCACAAATCAGGTGGTAAATTTATTTATCTTTGGCTTTACGCTATCTTTTCCCATACTTGCGCTTAGTCTGCTTTCAGACCTCATTTTTGGCATGCTTATGAAGACTATGCCGCAGTTTAATCTCTTAGTCGTTGGCTACCCTATAAAAATAACCATAGCATTTTGCGTTTTAATAGCAGTCCTTGCTGGCATTATGCAGATTTTTAGCAAGCTTGCCTTGGGTATATTAAATGATATGCCAAGCCTATTTTTTAATTGA
- the argS gene encoding arginine--tRNA ligase, with protein sequence MKQVVVSNIAKLLARDVVIEKPKDKNLAHYATPLAFSLAKELKKSPAVIANELVEKFDGCEIFSATAVNGYINFKLSGDFLDDLASEALKNSDEFARFGRVASSFNKDELSPNKANQAKNSLLLEYISANPTGPLHIGHVRGAVYGDTLARVGRHLGFDIKTEYYINDAGNQIDLLGLSIRLAAREVLFGESVQYPEKYYRGEYIIDIARAALDKFGKGIFDENENARLADFGKDFVLEIIKKDLADAGIFIDSWASERALYSQLEPTLKKLEKSGEVYVKDGATYIASSKLGDDSDRVVVRDDGRPTYLAGDIIYHEDKFKQNYAKYMNIWGADHHGYIARLKAAIHFLGYDENRLDIVLMQMVSLLKDGKPFKMSKRAGNSVLMSDILAEIGADALRYIFISKANTSSLEFDIDELKKQDNSNPVFYINYAHARIHQLFAKANKSVDDVKGANISSLNDAAKNLLFEALTLAEVLNDAYSSYQLHKLPDYLKTLAASFHKFYNENKIVGSDDEDAFLKVLAVVALSIKTGLNLIGIEAKKIMSV encoded by the coding sequence TTGAAACAGGTAGTTGTTTCTAATATCGCAAAGCTTCTTGCCCGCGACGTCGTAATAGAAAAGCCAAAGGATAAAAACCTAGCTCACTATGCTACTCCGCTTGCATTTTCACTGGCAAAAGAGCTGAAAAAATCCCCGGCCGTAATAGCAAATGAGCTTGTGGAAAAATTTGATGGTTGTGAGATTTTTAGCGCTACGGCTGTTAATGGATATATAAATTTTAAGCTTAGTGGGGATTTTTTAGACGATTTAGCGAGTGAGGCATTAAAAAATAGTGATGAATTTGCTAGATTTGGCAGAGTCGCAAGCTCTTTTAATAAAGATGAATTAAGCCCTAATAAGGCAAATCAAGCTAAAAATAGCCTCTTGCTTGAGTATATCAGCGCAAATCCGACTGGGCCGCTTCACATAGGGCATGTGCGCGGTGCGGTTTATGGCGATACCTTAGCTAGGGTAGGGCGACATTTAGGATTTGATATAAAGACTGAGTATTATATAAATGATGCTGGCAATCAGATAGATCTGCTTGGGCTTTCTATACGCTTAGCAGCGCGCGAGGTGCTATTTGGTGAGAGCGTGCAGTATCCTGAGAAATACTACCGTGGCGAATATATAATAGACATAGCTAGGGCTGCTTTGGATAAATTTGGAAAAGGTATTTTTGATGAGAACGAGAATGCAAGGCTTGCTGATTTTGGTAAGGATTTTGTGCTTGAGATAATCAAAAAAGACCTTGCCGATGCTGGCATTTTCATAGATAGTTGGGCTAGCGAGAGGGCGCTTTATTCGCAGCTTGAGCCAACCTTAAAAAAGCTTGAGAAATCAGGCGAAGTCTACGTAAAAGACGGTGCTACATATATCGCCTCAAGCAAGTTAGGTGATGATAGCGACCGTGTGGTGGTGCGAGATGATGGCAGACCAACATATCTAGCTGGCGACATTATCTACCATGAAGATAAATTTAAGCAAAATTACGCAAAATATATGAATATCTGGGGTGCTGATCATCACGGCTATATCGCTAGATTAAAGGCGGCGATTCACTTTTTAGGCTATGATGAAAATCGCTTAGATATTGTGCTTATGCAGATGGTGAGCCTTTTAAAAGATGGTAAGCCTTTTAAGATGAGTAAACGTGCTGGTAATTCGGTGTTAATGAGTGATATTTTAGCCGAAATCGGTGCCGATGCGCTACGTTATATTTTTATCTCTAAGGCAAATACTTCAAGCCTTGAGTTTGATATTGATGAGCTTAAAAAGCAAGATAACTCTAATCCTGTATTTTACATAAACTATGCGCACGCTCGTATTCATCAGCTTTTTGCAAAGGCTAACAAGAGCGTTGATGATGTAAAAGGTGCAAATATTTCAAGTTTAAATGATGCTGCTAAAAATCTATTGTTTGAAGCGCTTACTTTGGCTGAAGTCTTAAATGATGCTTATAGCTCTTACCAGCTTCACAAGCTGCCTGATTATTTAAAAACCTTGGCTGCTAGTTTTCATAAATTTTACAACGAAAATAAAATAGTAGGTAGCGACGATGAGGACGCATTTTTAAAGGTGCTTGCCGTAGTTGCATTAAGTATTAAAACGGGGCTTAATCTAATAGGAATAGAGGCTAAAAAGATAATGAGCGTTTAA
- a CDS encoding SseB family protein produces MGLSLSLLVEKFLNKQDKQSEKDLIMALKEAEFLTAVFFVAPLAKESGEPAWEESFSFVSLDDGNARYIPAFSSKDELELWQDLGEHEVLICSLKELSVALDVGMAGIVINPFSSSIILNKNTLDKILNL; encoded by the coding sequence ATGGGGCTTAGCTTGAGTTTATTGGTGGAGAAATTTTTAAATAAGCAGGATAAACAGAGCGAAAAAGATCTGATTATGGCTTTAAAGGAGGCTGAGTTTTTAACGGCTGTATTTTTTGTTGCGCCACTTGCGAAAGAAAGTGGCGAGCCTGCTTGGGAGGAGAGCTTTAGTTTTGTAAGCCTTGATGATGGTAATGCGCGCTATATACCAGCTTTTAGTAGTAAAGATGAGCTTGAGCTTTGGCAGGATTTGGGCGAGCATGAGGTGTTGATTTGTAGCCTTAAAGAGCTTAGTGTGGCTTTAGATGTGGGTATGGCTGGGATTGTGATAAATCCATTTTCAAGCTCTATTATTCTAAATAAAAATACCTTGGATAAAATTCTTAATCTCTAG
- a CDS encoding twin-arginine translocase TatA/TatE family subunit encodes MAIGVNQLLIILAIIVLLFGAKKIPELAKGVGKGIKSFKAEMEDDKPAVKAEDKEVKADIGAIEKEKQA; translated from the coding sequence ATGGCAATAGGTGTAAATCAACTTTTAATAATCCTTGCGATTATAGTTTTATTATTTGGGGCAAAAAAGATACCAGAGCTAGCCAAAGGCGTGGGTAAGGGAATAAAGAGCTTTAAAGCCGAGATGGAGGATGATAAACCAGCTGTAAAAGCGGAGGATAAAGAGGTCAAGGCGGACATTGGCGCAATAGAAAAAGAAAAACAGGCTTAA
- a CDS encoding YqaE/Pmp3 family membrane protein — MRLIIAIFLPFFLFFTIGRPIAGIVCLVLQITLIGWLPAALWAVYALGQYKTDQKIKSLTRQ; from the coding sequence ATGAGACTAATTATAGCTATATTTTTGCCGTTTTTTCTATTTTTTACTATCGGCAGACCTATAGCTGGTATAGTTTGTCTCGTGTTGCAAATCACGCTTATAGGGTGGCTACCTGCCGCCCTTTGGGCTGTGTATGCCTTGGGGCAGTATAAGACTGATCAAAAAATTAAGAGCTTAACCAGACAATGA
- the gmk gene encoding guanylate kinase, producing the protein MSGQILILSGPSGSGKSTLLSRALKEIDGLVFSISSTTRAPRDGEIDGVHYHFVSEDEFKKGIEAGEFLEWANVHKNFYGTSLIQVKKALGEGKIVVFDIDVQGFKLAKEKLAKIITSVFVTTVNKDELKRRLKFRATDSDNVIENRLLNAVGEMEHINEYDYLIINDDLQKSYESLKNIISSMRLKASGVNVHELLQTWIGD; encoded by the coding sequence GTGAGCGGACAAATCCTAATACTCTCAGGCCCTAGTGGAAGTGGTAAAAGCACTCTTTTAAGCCGTGCTTTAAAGGAGATTGATGGGCTTGTATTTTCTATCTCATCGACGACGCGTGCTCCTAGAGATGGCGAGATAGACGGGGTGCATTATCACTTTGTAAGCGAGGACGAATTTAAAAAAGGCATAGAAGCGGGGGAGTTTTTAGAGTGGGCAAATGTGCACAAAAACTTTTACGGTACCAGCCTTATACAGGTAAAAAAGGCTCTTGGTGAGGGCAAGATAGTAGTCTTTGATATAGATGTGCAGGGCTTTAAGCTAGCAAAGGAAAAGCTAGCAAAGATAATTACCTCAGTTTTTGTTACCACCGTAAATAAAGACGAGCTTAAAAGACGCTTAAAATTTCGCGCTACAGATAGCGATAATGTGATAGAAAATCGCCTATTAAACGCAGTTGGCGAAATGGAGCATATAAATGAGTATGATTACTTAATCATAAATGACGATTTGCAAAAAAGCTATGAAAGTTTAAAAAACATAATATCATCTATGCGCTTAAAGGCGAGCGGTGTTAATGTGCATGAGCTTTTGCAAACTTGGATAGGCGATTAA
- a CDS encoding ABC transporter ATP-binding protein, translating into MKLLSGVGLGHSYDYPLFSDINISISNCQSVAILGTSGCGKSTLIHILSTLLKPKFGEVFYNKKSIYSLSNDELLRIRRLDFGIIFQSHYLFKGFSAAENIELSSILSGKQIDNELLNRLGIDGVLNQKVGSLSGGQQQRVSIARVLAKQPRIIFADEPTGNLDKNTANEVMGAMFEYIKKYDACLMLVTHDENIAKMCDFRYRLENGVLTQE; encoded by the coding sequence ATGAAGCTTTTATCAGGGGTAGGACTTGGACATAGCTATGATTACCCCCTTTTTTCAGATATTAATATATCCATTTCTAATTGCCAGAGCGTAGCCATACTGGGAACTAGCGGTTGTGGCAAATCAACTCTTATTCATATACTATCCACTCTTTTAAAGCCAAAATTTGGAGAGGTTTTTTATAATAAAAAGTCTATTTATTCTTTAAGCAATGATGAGCTTTTAAGGATACGTAGATTAGATTTTGGTATTATATTTCAATCCCACTATCTTTTTAAAGGTTTTAGTGCAGCTGAAAATATAGAGTTATCTAGCATTTTAAGCGGCAAGCAGATAGATAATGAGCTTTTAAATAGGCTTGGCATAGATGGCGTTTTAAATCAAAAAGTAGGCTCTCTTAGCGGCGGACAGCAGCAAAGAGTAAGCATAGCTAGGGTGCTTGCAAAGCAACCACGCATTATTTTTGCTGATGAACCTACTGGTAATCTTGATAAAAATACAGCTAATGAAGTCATGGGTGCTATGTTTGAGTATATAAAAAAGTATGATGCCTGCCTTATGTTAGTTACTCATGATGAAAATATAGCTAAGATGTGCGATTTTAGATACCGTTTAGAAAATGGCGTTTTGACACAGGAATAA